From the Rhodothermales bacterium genome, the window CGAACCCGCCGGCCGGATCCACCTCGAAGAGCGCCCGCGCGAGCGCGGAGGGAATCGCTTCTCGGACAGCCGGCAGCTCGACTTGGCCGTCGGTGTTGATCGCGGAGGCGATGAGGAACGTGGGGTTGATCACGGCGAGGCCCTCACGCAACGGCCAACGCTCCCTCTGCGCCGGCGGCTTCCGGTTGATACAGGACGGCCTCGATGCAGAACCGCTTCCGTCCGGCGGGGACGACCCATTCCACGACGTCCCCCTCCTGCTGCCCGAGCAGCGCCGTGCCCACCGGCGCGAGCACCGAGACCCTTCCTTGGCGGAAGTCGGCGCTGCCCGGCATTACGAGGGTGTATTCCCCTTTCTCACCGGTATCAACGTCCCGGATCCGCACCCGTGAGTTGAGGGTGACGACGGTCGGGGGAACGTCCGTGGAGGGGACGACGACGGCCCGCTCTAGCTCGTCCGTCAGGTCTACGAGAGACTTGACGTCCTGGCCTGCCGGCTGCCGCGACGTGATGAGCCGGTAGAGCATGCCCCGGTCCAGTTCCGTGACGTAGAGGGTATTCTGACGAGCGGTCTTTTTCATGGCGGTCGATAACGATGAGTGGCCGTCTCCGTTCGACGGTAGTGCCGTCCGACGGAAATGGGGAGGTAGCCGGGGACCGACCCTCGCCGCGGAGCCTACTGGAGGTGGAACATCGAGTCTCGTCGCGAAGCCTCGCGGTGCGCCTCCCTGCGTGGCTCCAGTGGTCCCCGTCTAGGCCGAGGGCTCGGTGGGTAGATCACACGGCTCTACCACCCGACGGGCCGGGGCCGTAGAGCCCCGGCCCTTGATGGGCCGTAGAGAAGGGATTGAGGGACCGTTGGGGACCCCGGAGTCGGCGGAAGCCGCCGGGCTCTGATTGAGTATCGGGACCTTTCAGCGATAAGTCCAATCTTTTAATCGTATTCCCCGATAGGGAAGGCGTATCGGATCGGCCGCCCGCGCTGCGTGTTCGAGATCGACGGACGTACTGGCCTCCCATACCTTCGTAGAGCCGCACTGCGTGAGGGGCGGCGGTCAGGTCGCGGGGTGGATCTCCCCCACCCTTCCCGCCCCGAGCCCCACGACCACCTTCGCGCCGAGTACGACGACGAGGGACAGAAGCGGGACGCTCCACCCCCCCGAGAGGTCGTGGAGCGCGCCGAAGAGGGTCGGGCCGACGGCCGCCAGCAGGTAGCCTACCGACTGCGCCATCCCTGAGAGCGCCGTAGCCGTCTCCGCATCCGCGGCGCGGACGACGAGGAAGAGCAGCGAGAGCCC encodes:
- a CDS encoding GreA/GreB family elongation factor, translated to MKKTARQNTLYVTELDRGMLYRLITSRQPAGQDVKSLVDLTDELERAVVVPSTDVPPTVVTLNSRVRIRDVDTGEKGEYTLVMPGSADFRQGRVSVLAPVGTALLGQQEGDVVEWVVPAGRKRFCIEAVLYQPEAAGAEGALAVA